The following proteins come from a genomic window of Edaphobacter sp. 4G125:
- the galU gene encoding UTP--glucose-1-phosphate uridylyltransferase GalU, with amino-acid sequence MSKKIRKAVIPAAGLGTRFLPATKATPKEMLCLVDKPLIQYGVEEAVAAGCTEVIIVTGRGKTTMEDHFDKSFELEATLAAKNKTALLEVARSVSKIAKIIYTRQSEPLGLGHAVLQAKEIVGDEPFAVLLPDDIVDAKIPCMKQMVEAFEQTGSSILGSEIVEGDAISAYGCLAVTPDTKNPRLLAVSDMVEKPKPEEAPSQNAIIGRYILTPRIFEMLETITPGAGGELQLTDGIKALLKYEKVFGFTYDGKRHDAGDKLGFLKATVEFGLKHDKLGADFKAWLKQFPL; translated from the coding sequence ATGTCAAAAAAGATTCGTAAAGCAGTCATTCCCGCAGCAGGACTCGGAACCCGTTTTTTGCCGGCAACCAAAGCCACTCCCAAAGAGATGCTCTGCCTCGTCGACAAGCCACTGATCCAATACGGCGTTGAAGAGGCCGTTGCCGCGGGCTGCACCGAGGTCATCATCGTCACCGGACGCGGCAAGACGACGATGGAAGATCATTTCGACAAGTCCTTCGAGCTCGAAGCCACGCTTGCTGCCAAAAACAAAACTGCGCTGCTTGAGGTCGCTCGTTCTGTTTCGAAGATCGCGAAAATTATCTACACGCGACAATCCGAACCGCTTGGTCTGGGACATGCCGTGCTTCAGGCAAAAGAGATCGTCGGCGATGAGCCTTTCGCAGTTCTGCTTCCCGACGATATCGTCGACGCAAAGATTCCCTGCATGAAGCAGATGGTCGAGGCGTTCGAGCAGACGGGCTCGTCCATCCTTGGATCTGAAATTGTCGAAGGCGATGCCATCTCCGCCTACGGTTGCCTCGCTGTCACGCCCGATACAAAGAACCCGCGCCTGCTCGCCGTCAGCGACATGGTCGAAAAGCCAAAGCCGGAAGAGGCTCCTTCACAGAACGCCATCATTGGCCGCTACATCCTCACCCCACGCATCTTCGAGATGCTCGAGACGATCACTCCCGGAGCTGGCGGTGAACTCCAGCTCACAGACGGTATCAAGGCATTGTTGAAGTATGAGAAGGTCTTTGGCTTCACTTACGACGGCAAACGCCACGATGCCGGCGACAAGCTCGGCTTCCTCAAGGCAACAGTCGAGTTCGGACTGAAGCACGACAAGCTGGGCGCAGACTTCAAGGCTTGGCTAAAGCAGTTCCCGCTCTAG
- a CDS encoding DsbA family protein: MRPTSMTRILLAATLLATACLPAAAQYSAPPNTGNTFKDTSPLKPPAGAKIAIIKFEDLECPACSHAYPIVHSAAERYKIPVVRYDFPLKMHIWSRDAAITARYLQDKVSPQVADEFRGAVFAAQQSIASKEDLANFTRRFFQSHKLNEPFVIDPAGRFNAEVNADYTLGERIGITQTPTVWVVTQKTWVQVTDMSQLYTTIDNLESQVAASTPGKTATSANSKLRHASGTQK, translated from the coding sequence ATGCGTCCAACCTCTATGACCCGCATCCTTCTAGCCGCCACTCTGCTGGCCACCGCTTGCCTTCCAGCCGCGGCCCAGTACTCCGCCCCGCCAAATACGGGAAATACTTTCAAGGACACCTCTCCGCTCAAGCCGCCTGCGGGAGCGAAGATCGCCATTATCAAGTTTGAAGACCTGGAGTGTCCGGCTTGCAGCCATGCGTATCCGATCGTTCACTCCGCAGCCGAACGATACAAGATTCCGGTGGTTCGTTATGACTTTCCGCTGAAGATGCATATCTGGAGCCGGGACGCGGCGATCACGGCCCGCTACCTGCAGGACAAGGTCTCGCCTCAGGTTGCCGATGAGTTCCGTGGCGCAGTCTTTGCGGCCCAGCAGTCCATCGCGTCCAAGGAAGATCTGGCTAACTTTACGCGCCGGTTCTTCCAGTCTCACAAGCTGAATGAGCCCTTTGTCATCGATCCGGCAGGCCGGTTCAATGCCGAGGTCAATGCCGACTACACACTCGGCGAGCGAATCGGCATTACTCAGACGCCAACGGTCTGGGTGGTGACCCAGAAGACCTGGGTTCAGGTGACGGACATGAGCCAGCTGTATACGACGATCGATAATCTGGAATCGCAGGTTGCAGCCAGCACGCCCGGTAAGACGGCAACGTCTGCCAACTCCAAGTTGCGACATGCGTCGGGCACCCAGAAATAG
- a CDS encoding alkene reductase, with product MPSLFDPIQVGDLQLSNRIFMAPLTRLRGTPDHIPTPIMAEYYTQRASAGLIISEGTPVDPLGVGYQNVPGIWSREQAEAWKPIVKAVHDKGGHIFAQIWHVGRISDPSLLNGQAPVAPSAIAATGHVSLLRPQRPYPVPRALETHEVKQVVEAFRRGAQNAQAAGFDGVELHSANGYLLDQFLQDGSNHRTDEYGGPIENRARLLLEATDAAISVFGPGRVGVHLAPRGDSHGISDSNLTATFSYAATELGKRRIAFIAAREHVGPDSLGPHLKQLFGGIFVANEAIDQKVGQQLLDEGRADAVAFGKLFIANPDLPTRFAKHAPLNRPEPNTFYAPGPHGYTDYPALAE from the coding sequence ATGCCCTCACTCTTCGATCCCATTCAAGTCGGTGATCTTCAGCTTTCGAACCGCATCTTTATGGCGCCGCTCACACGCCTTCGCGGCACGCCCGACCACATCCCAACTCCCATCATGGCCGAGTACTACACGCAGCGCGCATCGGCCGGTCTGATCATCTCGGAAGGGACTCCGGTCGATCCCCTGGGAGTGGGCTATCAGAACGTTCCCGGCATCTGGTCGCGCGAACAGGCCGAGGCATGGAAGCCCATCGTCAAGGCCGTGCACGACAAAGGCGGACACATCTTTGCGCAGATCTGGCATGTCGGCCGCATTTCCGACCCCTCTTTGCTCAACGGCCAGGCTCCTGTAGCTCCCAGTGCCATCGCTGCGACGGGACACGTCAGCCTCTTGCGCCCGCAACGTCCGTATCCTGTTCCTCGCGCACTTGAAACCCACGAGGTCAAACAGGTTGTCGAAGCCTTCCGCCGTGGTGCACAAAACGCGCAAGCTGCTGGCTTTGATGGAGTCGAGCTTCATAGCGCCAATGGCTATCTGCTCGATCAGTTTTTGCAGGACGGCTCCAACCATCGCACCGATGAGTACGGCGGCCCCATTGAGAATCGCGCAAGGTTGTTGCTCGAGGCCACCGATGCTGCCATCTCGGTCTTTGGCCCAGGGCGAGTCGGTGTTCATCTTGCTCCCCGTGGCGATTCGCACGGTATCTCCGATTCGAACCTCACCGCGACCTTCAGCTACGCAGCTACTGAACTTGGCAAGCGCAGAATTGCCTTCATCGCAGCGCGCGAGCACGTCGGCCCTGACTCCCTTGGGCCCCATCTCAAGCAGCTCTTTGGTGGAATCTTCGTCGCCAATGAAGCCATCGACCAAAAGGTCGGTCAGCAGTTGCTCGACGAAGGAAGGGCAGACGCCGTAGCCTTCGGCAAGCTCTTCATCGCGAATCCCGACCTGCCCACCCGCTTTGCGAAGCACGCCCCGCTCAACCGGCCAGAGCCGAATACCTTCTACGCTCCCGGACCCCACGGCTATACCGACTATCCCGCGCTTGCTGAATAA
- a CDS encoding DUF885 domain-containing protein, producing the protein MAIRQLITALFGIAMLSPVAPAQRVTADGAAQTFRFVSDQYFSDVLFHFSPTYGTQAGLHQYDIHLEDYSAAAVQKQVAALHTYEKKIEEIPADGLDASVAADREILLNSIRSQLLSLEVIRNWEKNPDNYSSGITNSIFVLMERPFAPVNTRLRATVEREKQIPQVFIEARKNLKNPPRIFTEIALEQIDGLVSFFQNDVPAAFAEADDTKAKADFARTNAAVIQSLKDYAAWMKTDLLPRSNGDYRLGADTFAKKLSYDEMVDIPLDRLLQVAFDDLHRNQAEFARIAKEVDPNKTPQEVLAELATIHPAPDKLLDSFHNTFDSLIVFIRAHNIITIPSDVQPTLEETPPFMRATTFASMDPPGPFETRSTKAYFNVTLPEKDWTAEHVAEHMASFNTGTIISTSVHEAYPGHYVQFLWQNQFPSKIRKLIGANSNIEGWAHYTEQMMLDEGYAAPPANATPDQVREAKLIRLGQLQDALLRDARFVNSIKLHTGLGEPDGKWTIDQAVDFFVKEGYQSRSVGLVETKRGTADATYLYYTLGKLEIMKLREDLKKKQGSAFNLQNFHDDFMRQGFAPIKVIRKAMLHDNSPVL; encoded by the coding sequence ATGGCCATACGTCAGCTCATTACTGCCCTGTTTGGAATCGCTATGCTTTCTCCTGTTGCTCCAGCCCAAAGGGTCACCGCCGATGGCGCAGCCCAGACCTTCCGCTTCGTCTCCGATCAGTACTTCTCCGATGTCCTCTTCCACTTTTCGCCCACGTATGGCACACAGGCCGGATTGCATCAGTACGACATACATCTTGAGGACTACTCTGCCGCCGCGGTTCAGAAGCAGGTTGCCGCTCTGCACACCTACGAGAAGAAGATCGAAGAGATTCCCGCCGATGGGCTGGACGCCTCCGTTGCCGCCGACCGCGAGATTCTGCTCAACAGCATTCGGTCCCAACTTCTTTCTTTGGAAGTGATTCGGAACTGGGAAAAGAACCCGGACAATTATTCCAGCGGTATCACCAACTCCATCTTTGTCTTGATGGAGCGGCCCTTCGCTCCCGTGAACACGCGCCTACGTGCCACTGTTGAGCGCGAGAAGCAGATCCCGCAGGTCTTTATTGAGGCCCGCAAAAATCTCAAGAATCCTCCACGTATCTTTACGGAGATCGCGCTCGAACAAATCGACGGTCTTGTCAGCTTCTTTCAGAACGACGTTCCTGCTGCTTTTGCCGAGGCTGACGATACAAAAGCAAAGGCGGACTTCGCTCGTACCAATGCCGCCGTCATCCAGTCCTTGAAGGACTACGCCGCATGGATGAAGACGGATCTGCTGCCTCGTTCTAACGGCGATTACCGACTCGGCGCTGATACCTTTGCTAAAAAACTTTCCTACGACGAGATGGTCGATATTCCTCTGGATCGTCTACTGCAGGTCGCCTTTGACGATCTGCATCGCAACCAGGCCGAGTTTGCCCGTATCGCCAAAGAAGTCGATCCTAATAAGACTCCGCAGGAGGTACTGGCTGAGCTTGCCACGATTCACCCTGCCCCAGACAAACTGCTCGACTCCTTCCACAACACCTTCGACTCGCTGATCGTCTTCATCCGCGCGCACAACATCATCACCATTCCCAGTGACGTGCAGCCCACTCTTGAAGAGACTCCACCCTTCATGCGCGCCACAACCTTTGCTTCAATGGACCCGCCAGGACCATTCGAGACGCGTTCCACTAAGGCTTACTTCAACGTGACTCTCCCGGAAAAGGATTGGACAGCCGAGCACGTTGCCGAACACATGGCGAGCTTCAACACCGGCACCATCATCTCCACCAGCGTGCATGAGGCCTATCCGGGCCATTACGTGCAGTTCCTCTGGCAGAATCAGTTTCCGTCGAAGATTCGCAAGCTGATCGGTGCAAACTCGAACATTGAGGGATGGGCTCACTATACCGAGCAGATGATGCTTGATGAGGGATATGCGGCGCCACCTGCAAACGCCACTCCGGATCAGGTGCGCGAAGCGAAACTGATCCGCCTGGGCCAGTTACAGGATGCGTTGCTCCGTGACGCTCGCTTCGTCAACTCCATCAAGCTGCACACAGGGTTAGGCGAGCCGGACGGTAAGTGGACGATCGATCAGGCTGTGGACTTCTTCGTGAAGGAGGGGTACCAATCCCGCTCCGTGGGCTTGGTCGAAACCAAACGCGGAACCGCGGATGCAACCTATCTCTACTACACTCTGGGCAAGCTCGAGATCATGAAACTGAGAGAAGATCTGAAAAAGAAGCAGGGATCAGCCTTCAACTTGCAGAATTTTCATGACGACTTCATGCGGCAGGGTTTTGCGCCTATTAAGGTGATCCGTAAGGCTATGCTGCACGATAACTCGCCGGTGCTGTAG
- a CDS encoding LssY C-terminal domain-containing protein yields MEPRTAVDSRMLCWLLLSALVVPMGYGQEKQATSLVPITIVRKPGHEDGQAQMVEKGKVRKIAPHAVTAWRVRGSEGVLVVVLQHEKNHAKRYVLRYYDLDSGRRRNLGTIPMSSASLVETKANDDRWAFALSGADPVGETPVVIVGDDQAIPGLLRNAGSPVFQDDENLTYVSNGEKRTAKLGVLLGTDLHAIYEPPQGEQTAPKYMQVFPTGQTVAELKDGTLRKGRWSTNGEILDLTGETAKYSVPISELNAVKGVPAGAKISVRLTEDLSSRTTHEGNTVKAVLITPVVVDGEILVPLGAEFEGKVIQADSVGWGFKHETASLTIEWTKATLPDGRTLEMDARVFEVENAQEKVTEKGKIQGIRSTGTIGSSVENGVLSLAGIDPVAYVFASASGPAVLGVAESEILYPGGTELILENKKPLITSTVYPPSVLPMEHDAAGREQLQAFVKKLPFRTRTKGSNKVSDLTNLVFIGPPAGLRRAFTAAGWQQTDELYAGSTFRTVKTLTGNQTYTQAPMSVLLLDERPPIFTLSKTTNTFAARHHLRVFPTEDRYDGKTVLTSSSTQDIGIAFSRKQKTFIHVIDQHIDNERSKVVNDLIFTGCVESLDMVERPWVPRDAYNSTGDRLLTDGEAAVLKINNCDNPRVTPETAAPRPNRLERSTRDTSLIVRNSFYRGNLIYQGISGGLKVRDFMRSSSELPQDTGAWRKTDASGSDYRGYGSNPGLQRRAPGDQSMAPSPEDLAEIRKAKEDHKWDPPRYEFALQGGYMHMREGYLSAVGILDISSDPKKDAYFLFLADDVGDGWAAGGSVTVNSWKHFSNEFSYFRQQVKYRLGTADVTIPPDTDVVIDENDLDIIPVGLVTRQFEYNLLIHPTRPTSRWRPYAAVGPVLQLVALNGAPLKKPAGPFTLGLKNIGLLKAAFDFGNTPPLDGGGIFQIGLQYGGGIKYRVTPRIMLRADFRETWSKNPDIIANSYEGFDSHDLDATYDTMIIREGPEKKFLQDRFTMGIAFTF; encoded by the coding sequence ATGGAACCGCGAACGGCTGTTGATTCTCGCATGTTGTGCTGGCTGTTATTGAGTGCTTTGGTTGTGCCGATGGGGTATGGGCAGGAGAAGCAGGCTACTTCTTTGGTGCCGATCACGATCGTGCGCAAGCCCGGACATGAAGATGGCCAGGCGCAGATGGTGGAGAAGGGCAAGGTCCGCAAGATTGCTCCTCATGCGGTGACTGCGTGGAGGGTGCGCGGAAGCGAGGGCGTTCTCGTTGTTGTGCTGCAGCACGAGAAGAACCATGCGAAGCGGTATGTCCTTCGTTACTACGATCTGGACAGCGGACGACGGCGGAACCTGGGAACGATTCCGATGAGCTCGGCTTCGCTGGTGGAGACGAAGGCCAATGATGACCGATGGGCGTTTGCGCTCAGTGGAGCGGATCCGGTCGGCGAAACGCCTGTGGTGATTGTGGGAGATGATCAGGCGATTCCGGGATTGCTGCGGAATGCCGGTTCACCTGTCTTTCAAGATGATGAGAACCTGACATACGTCTCGAACGGAGAGAAGAGGACAGCAAAGCTAGGAGTTCTGCTGGGGACAGACCTGCACGCGATCTATGAACCTCCGCAGGGTGAGCAGACTGCGCCGAAGTACATGCAGGTCTTTCCGACGGGACAGACGGTGGCAGAGCTGAAAGACGGCACGCTGCGCAAAGGCCGCTGGAGCACGAACGGCGAGATCCTTGACCTTACAGGAGAGACAGCGAAGTACTCGGTTCCGATCAGTGAACTTAATGCGGTGAAGGGAGTACCCGCAGGCGCGAAGATCTCTGTACGGCTGACCGAAGATCTTTCGTCGCGGACGACGCATGAAGGCAATACGGTCAAAGCAGTCCTGATTACTCCTGTTGTGGTGGATGGAGAGATTCTAGTTCCCCTAGGCGCAGAGTTTGAAGGCAAGGTCATTCAGGCCGACAGCGTGGGCTGGGGCTTCAAGCACGAGACGGCGTCGTTGACGATTGAATGGACCAAGGCGACGCTTCCGGATGGACGGACGCTGGAGATGGATGCGCGCGTCTTTGAGGTGGAGAACGCGCAGGAGAAGGTTACGGAGAAGGGCAAGATCCAAGGGATCCGCTCGACGGGAACGATTGGAAGCTCGGTCGAGAATGGAGTGCTGTCACTGGCGGGAATCGATCCCGTAGCTTATGTTTTCGCTTCGGCCTCTGGGCCTGCGGTGCTGGGTGTAGCGGAGTCGGAGATTCTGTATCCGGGCGGTACGGAGCTGATCCTGGAGAACAAGAAGCCGTTAATCACGTCGACCGTGTATCCTCCATCGGTGTTGCCGATGGAGCACGACGCTGCCGGAAGAGAACAGCTGCAGGCGTTCGTGAAAAAGCTGCCATTCCGCACGCGGACGAAGGGATCGAACAAGGTTTCGGACCTTACGAACCTTGTCTTTATCGGGCCTCCTGCGGGGTTGCGGCGCGCATTTACAGCGGCAGGATGGCAACAGACCGATGAGCTGTATGCGGGCTCGACCTTCCGCACGGTGAAGACGCTGACGGGCAACCAGACATACACGCAAGCGCCGATGTCGGTGCTGCTGCTCGACGAACGGCCGCCGATCTTCACGCTGAGCAAGACGACGAATACGTTTGCAGCGCGGCATCATCTTCGCGTGTTTCCGACCGAAGACCGCTACGACGGGAAGACGGTGCTGACCTCGTCGTCGACGCAGGATATCGGGATTGCATTTTCGAGAAAGCAGAAGACATTTATCCATGTGATCGACCAGCACATCGACAATGAACGCTCGAAGGTGGTCAACGATCTTATCTTTACGGGCTGCGTGGAGAGTCTGGACATGGTGGAGCGTCCGTGGGTTCCACGCGATGCGTACAACTCCACTGGAGACCGCTTGCTGACGGATGGTGAAGCGGCGGTGCTGAAGATCAACAACTGCGACAATCCGAGGGTGACTCCGGAGACGGCCGCTCCGCGACCGAACCGCCTGGAGAGATCGACGCGCGACACCTCCCTGATCGTCCGCAATAGCTTTTATCGCGGCAACCTTATCTACCAGGGTATCTCGGGTGGCTTGAAGGTTCGGGACTTTATGCGCAGCTCAAGCGAGCTTCCCCAGGATACCGGGGCGTGGCGCAAGACCGATGCTTCCGGCTCGGACTACAGAGGCTATGGGAGCAATCCTGGGTTGCAACGCAGAGCGCCCGGAGACCAGAGTATGGCCCCCAGTCCAGAGGACCTGGCCGAGATCCGGAAGGCCAAGGAAGATCATAAGTGGGACCCGCCGCGATACGAGTTCGCCTTGCAAGGCGGCTACATGCACATGAGAGAAGGCTATCTCTCTGCCGTTGGAATTCTGGACATATCGTCAGATCCGAAGAAAGATGCCTACTTTCTCTTTCTTGCTGACGATGTAGGGGACGGCTGGGCTGCGGGTGGATCCGTGACGGTCAACAGCTGGAAACACTTCTCCAACGAGTTTTCTTACTTCCGGCAGCAGGTGAAGTACAGGTTGGGCACGGCGGATGTGACGATTCCTCCGGATACGGATGTCGTGATTGACGAAAATGACCTCGATATCATTCCGGTTGGCCTGGTGACGCGTCAGTTCGAATACAACCTGCTGATTCATCCGACACGGCCGACCTCGCGATGGCGGCCCTATGCGGCTGTGGGACCCGTGTTGCAGCTTGTGGCGTTGAATGGCGCTCCCTTGAAGAAACCCGCGGGTCCGTTCACACTGGGTCTGAAGAATATTGGCCTGCTTAAAGCGGCATTCGACTTCGGCAATACGCCTCCACTGGATGGTGGTGGAATCTTCCAGATCGGCCTACAGTATGGCGGGGGAATTAAGTACAGAGTGACGCCGCGCATTATGCTTCGGGCAGACTTCCGAGAGACGTGGAGCAAGAACCCTGACATCATCGCGAACAGCTACGAGGGCTTCGACTCGCATGACCTGGATGCGACGTATGACACGATGATCATTCGTGAGGGGCCAGAGAAGAAATTTCTCCAGGACCGTTTCACGATGGGAATCGCATTTACCTTTTAA
- a CDS encoding FMN-dependent NADH-azoreductase yields MPTLLHIDSSPLESSISRELTREFVATWKQKNPDGRVIRRDLSLSPSKPIDQTWVGANFTPDDVRTPEQKALLAESDSLIAELEQADEILIGVAMHNFGIPSVLKLWIDQIARGGKTFAYTANGPEGLLKGKKATVLIASGGVYDAGTPAAALNFVEPYLQAVLRFIGITDVRFITAGGAAQVLRGAVDRDAFLKPTLEQVRALAA; encoded by the coding sequence ATGCCGACCTTATTACATATCGATTCAAGTCCTCTTGAAAGCTCGATCAGCCGTGAGCTGACGCGAGAGTTCGTAGCAACGTGGAAGCAAAAGAACCCCGACGGCCGGGTGATTCGCCGTGATCTTAGCCTGTCGCCCTCGAAACCGATCGATCAGACATGGGTCGGTGCAAACTTTACTCCCGACGATGTGCGCACTCCTGAGCAAAAAGCGTTACTTGCGGAGTCCGACAGCCTGATCGCTGAACTGGAGCAGGCTGATGAGATCTTAATCGGTGTGGCGATGCATAACTTTGGGATTCCCTCAGTGCTGAAGCTCTGGATCGACCAGATCGCTCGAGGCGGCAAGACCTTTGCTTATACAGCCAACGGTCCTGAAGGACTCTTGAAGGGAAAGAAAGCGACGGTGCTTATTGCGAGTGGCGGTGTATACGACGCCGGAACCCCAGCTGCAGCGCTGAACTTTGTTGAGCCTTATCTGCAAGCCGTTTTGCGCTTTATTGGAATTACCGATGTTCGGTTCATCACGGCAGGCGGAGCGGCGCAGGTACTCCGTGGAGCTGTGGACCGCGACGCGTTTCTGAAACCCACCCTGGAGCAAGTGAGAGCGTTGGCAGCATAA
- a CDS encoding TetR/AcrR family transcriptional regulator has product MPISDCEVRDPRIRKTRHALQAALGNLMQQKSFEEISVQDITDLADVNRATFYDHYTDKFSLLDAMVGGGFHKLLIERNIIFDGTCPSAASVIILATCDYLTTSHAHADCNKNSAFEPLMEAGIVAAIRRTLLKGVETKPVPEGLTPEIVATTAAWAIFGAVKQWFYTPNRRPASEMVQPILRLIFPILMPGGSPDQHHPLESSLVSAN; this is encoded by the coding sequence ATGCCGATCTCAGACTGTGAAGTTCGCGACCCGCGCATCCGCAAGACACGCCATGCTCTCCAGGCAGCGCTCGGCAATCTGATGCAGCAGAAGAGTTTTGAAGAGATCTCTGTGCAGGACATCACTGACCTGGCCGACGTCAACCGCGCTACCTTTTACGACCACTACACCGACAAGTTTTCTCTTCTCGACGCCATGGTTGGTGGCGGTTTTCACAAGCTTCTGATTGAGCGAAACATTATCTTCGATGGGACCTGCCCATCAGCGGCCAGCGTGATTATTCTTGCCACATGCGATTACCTCACCACCAGCCATGCCCATGCGGATTGCAATAAGAACAGCGCTTTTGAACCCTTGATGGAAGCCGGAATTGTCGCCGCGATTCGACGTACCCTTCTTAAGGGAGTTGAAACCAAACCTGTTCCCGAAGGTCTTACTCCGGAGATTGTTGCCACCACCGCAGCGTGGGCTATCTTTGGCGCGGTGAAACAGTGGTTCTATACGCCGAACCGTCGGCCTGCTTCAGAAATGGTGCAACCGATTCTGCGGCTCATCTTTCCGATTCTGATGCCTGGAGGATCTCCCGATCAGCACCATCCATTGGAATCGTCCTTGGTCTCTGCCAACTAA
- a CDS encoding TolC family protein, with product MTRKYLPLAAVWLTLIATAPAQQTKPEELPSAPEPNLPVTKLAGGVVIERATSNALPLSIDEAIARGLEHNLGIVLDLQNQRLVHGQVLQVKNNLLPSMTAVAKTSTQQVNLAALGFKPSSINIPGFNGNFPTIVKVDVTSAQLNLSQQLFNVPAYFLYRAAQHADQVASWTTLNERGTVALNVATQYLRAVADAAEIDNARALLKADQIALNQAVAQKEAGVGTNLDALRARVQLQTQQQALINAENTFAKDKIALNRLLALPADQELILTDKAPYAEFAALPLDEAMKIAFERRKDLRSLQSQMDVADRTLKAVKYERLPSLSFSGDYGVLGETHGLYHGIFSATGKLSFPIFQEGQLRGEREVAQAQLNGLHQQIQSLKVTIEQQIRSAMLDVQATNEQVNVARSNVDLATQALQDTTDRFAAGVDDNLPVVQAQATLAAAQSRLVETLYQYNQAKLTLARNTGVVETQYKTYLGR from the coding sequence ATGACAAGGAAGTATCTGCCGCTCGCTGCCGTCTGGCTCACCCTGATTGCGACAGCCCCGGCACAACAGACAAAGCCCGAAGAGCTGCCCTCTGCGCCCGAGCCGAACCTACCCGTTACGAAGTTGGCCGGAGGTGTTGTCATAGAACGGGCTACGTCGAATGCTCTTCCTTTGAGCATCGATGAAGCAATCGCCCGTGGGCTTGAACACAATCTCGGCATCGTACTCGACCTTCAAAACCAGCGTTTAGTCCACGGACAGGTCCTGCAGGTGAAGAACAATCTCCTGCCCAGCATGACCGCAGTCGCGAAGACCTCCACCCAGCAGGTCAATCTTGCTGCTTTGGGATTCAAGCCCAGCTCCATTAATATCCCGGGCTTCAACGGAAACTTCCCTACAATCGTAAAAGTCGACGTGACCTCGGCACAGCTGAACCTCTCCCAGCAGCTCTTCAACGTGCCAGCATACTTCTTATATCGAGCAGCGCAGCACGCCGATCAGGTTGCCTCCTGGACCACCCTCAATGAGCGTGGAACCGTGGCCCTGAACGTAGCGACCCAATACCTTCGCGCCGTCGCCGACGCAGCCGAGATCGACAACGCTCGGGCTCTCCTCAAAGCCGATCAGATCGCCCTGAATCAGGCCGTCGCTCAAAAGGAGGCGGGGGTTGGAACGAATCTGGACGCGCTCCGTGCTCGCGTACAGCTTCAGACCCAACAGCAGGCACTGATCAACGCCGAGAATACCTTCGCCAAAGACAAGATCGCATTGAATCGCCTTCTGGCACTACCCGCCGACCAGGAGCTTATCCTGACCGATAAGGCTCCCTATGCCGAATTCGCGGCGCTCCCCCTGGACGAGGCCATGAAGATCGCCTTCGAGCGACGCAAAGACCTCCGTTCACTTCAGTCCCAGATGGACGTGGCAGACCGGACTCTGAAGGCTGTGAAGTACGAGCGCTTGCCCTCGCTCTCCTTTAGTGGCGACTATGGAGTACTGGGAGAAACCCATGGCCTCTACCACGGTATCTTTTCCGCCACCGGAAAACTCTCCTTTCCCATCTTCCAGGAAGGACAGCTTCGCGGCGAGCGTGAAGTCGCTCAGGCACAGTTGAACGGCCTTCATCAGCAGATCCAAAGCCTCAAGGTCACCATCGAGCAGCAGATTCGCTCGGCGATGCTTGATGTTCAGGCTACGAATGAACAAGTCAACGTCGCTCGCAGCAACGTCGATCTCGCCACCCAGGCCCTACAGGACACGACCGATCGTTTCGCCGCCGGCGTTGACGATAACCTGCCTGTCGTCCAGGCTCAGGCCACCCTTGCAGCCGCACAGAGCAGACTGGTCGAAACCCTTTACCAGTACAACCAGGCCAAACTGACCCTTGCCCGCAACACCGGCGTCGTCGAAACCCAGTACAAGACTTACCTCGGAAGATAA